A genome region from Polyodon spathula isolate WHYD16114869_AA chromosome 19, ASM1765450v1, whole genome shotgun sequence includes the following:
- the LOC121294449 gene encoding carbohydrate sulfotransferase 1-like, producing the protein MQCSWKAVLLLALASIAIQYTAIRTFTAKPFQICPVPNPQNCGLGQETDSFDRLCDEYPSFTYNITRKTHILILATTRSGSSFIGQLFNQHSDVFYLFEPLYHVQTTLIPRLSHSKNTADRRVMLGASRDLLRSLYDCDLYFLESYIKPQPVNHTTDKLFRRGASKALCSPPVCDAFHPSEVNIEEGDCVKKCAALNITLATDSCKDRRHVAIKIVRVPEINDIRALVEDPRLNLKIIQLVRDPRGILASRIETFRDTYRLWRIWRASGRKPYNLDLSQLTMVCEDFLNSVSTGLSRPPWLKGKYMVVRYEDLARNPLKKTKEIYEYLGMSLDSNVVKWIQTNTRGNNELSAKHKYGTVRDSAANAESWRLKLSYDMVDYTQTVCHQILNQLGYRMVESPEELKNTSLTLVEERNFSPFL; encoded by the coding sequence ATGCAATGTTCCTGGAAGGCTGTTCTCCTGCTTGCCTTGGCTTCCATAGCGATTCAGTACACAGCAATCAGGACATTTACAGCTAAGCCCTTCCAGATCTGCCCGGTGCCTAATCCACAGAACTGTGGTTTAGGACAAGAAACTGATTCCTTTGACAGACTTTGTGATGAGTATCCTTCCTTTACTTACAATATCACCAGGAAGACGCATATTCTAATCCTGGCTACCACCAGAAGTGGTTCTTCTTTTATTGGGCAACTATTTAATCAACATTCCGATGTGTTTTACTTGTTTGAGCCTCTTTACCACGTGCAGACAACTCTAATTCCCCGGCTGTCCCACAGCAAAAACACTGCGGATAGGAGGGTCATGCTGGGTGCCAGTCGTGACCTCCTGAGAAGTCTGTATGACTGCGACTTGTACTTTCTGGAAAGCTACATCAAACCTCAACCGGTGAACCACACGACGGACAAACTCTTCAGAAGAGGAGCGAGCAAAGCGTTGTGCTCGCCGCCAGTGTGCGACGCTTTCCATCCCAGCGAGGTCAACATCGAAGAAGGGGattgtgtgaaaaaatgtgctGCTCTAAACATTACCTTGGCCACGGATTCCTGCAAAGACCGGAGACATGTTGCCATAAAAATAGTGAGGGTTCCAGAAATCAACGATATCAGGGCTTTGGTGGAAGACCCTCGGCTAAACCTAAAAATTATACAGCTGGTTCGAGATCCCAGGGGGATCCTGGCCTCAAGGATCGAAACCTTCCGAGATACCTACAGACTGTGGAGGATCTGGAGGGCTAGCGGCAGGAAACCGTACAACTTGGACTTGTCCCAGCTGACGATGGTCTGTGAGGATTTCCTGAATTCCGTCTCCACTGGGCTTAGCAGACCACCTTGGCTGAAAGGGAAGTACATGGTGGTGAGGTACGAGGATCTAGCAAGGAACCCTCTCAAGAAAACCAAGGAGATCTATGAATACCTGGGAATGTCCCTGGACAGTAATGTGGTAAAGTGGATACAAACCAACACCCGAGGAAACAATGAGTTATCAGCCAAGCATAAATACGGGACAGTAAGGGACTCGGCAGCAAATGCTGAAAGCTGGAGGTTAAAACTCTCTTACGACATGGTAGACTATACCCAGACCGTTTGTCACCAGATTCTAAACCAACTGGGTTACAGGATGGTAGAATCCCCAGAGGAACTTAAAAACACCTCCCTGACGTTGGTTGAGGAAAGGAATTTTTCACcatttttgtaa